Proteins encoded within one genomic window of Spirulina major PCC 6313:
- a CDS encoding PAS domain-containing protein yields MINKVPKRWFCGLPNRRDRIIADRLPEELIIIDERGTIQFINQAAQRESKLAFQEKTQHYQAIVETASEGIWLIDMNNRTLFVNQRMAEMLGYDIEEMRGRSIFEFMDEEGKAIAHKQLQSSRLEQLDQCDLRFQCRDGSALWVIISTPPAYDASDHYVGAVSLMTDITERKQAEAILQDNEERFRAIFEQSGVGMAIFTLEGHFFRVNQKLCDLLGYNRIELLIQRYEDLLLPEDRLETQRLSQRLSDGMESSYCRPQRYRCSDGRWLWGATTVSLIRDRDNVPKYFVGVIEDISTQKAALQEREAAEEFLRALLNAIQESAFLRM; encoded by the coding sequence ATGATTAATAAAGTCCCTAAACGATGGTTCTGCGGTCTTCCTAATCGGCGCGATCGCATCATCGCTGACCGATTACCAGAGGAACTGATTATCATTGATGAGAGGGGTACGATTCAATTCATCAATCAAGCGGCACAAAGAGAATCAAAATTAGCATTCCAGGAAAAAACTCAGCATTATCAAGCCATTGTAGAAACAGCGTCAGAAGGGATCTGGCTCATTGATATGAATAACCGAACATTATTTGTGAATCAACGGATGGCGGAAATGTTGGGCTATGACATTGAAGAGATGCGGGGGCGATCAATTTTTGAGTTTATGGATGAGGAAGGAAAGGCGATCGCTCACAAACAATTACAAAGTAGTCGTTTAGAGCAATTAGATCAGTGTGATTTGAGGTTCCAATGCCGGGATGGTTCTGCCCTCTGGGTGATTATTTCTACCCCGCCTGCCTATGATGCCAGTGATCACTATGTCGGGGCCGTGAGTCTGATGACAGACATTACGGAGCGAAAGCAGGCAGAAGCGATTCTGCAAGATAATGAGGAGCGGTTTCGCGCAATTTTTGAACAGTCGGGGGTGGGAATGGCAATTTTTACCCTGGAAGGGCATTTTTTCCGCGTCAATCAGAAGCTTTGTGATCTGTTGGGGTACAACCGGATTGAGTTATTGATCCAGCGTTATGAAGATTTGCTGCTCCCGGAGGATCGCCTTGAAACGCAGCGTTTAAGCCAGCGGTTATCTGATGGGATGGAGTCTTCCTACTGTCGTCCTCAGCGGTATCGATGCTCTGATGGCCGGTGGTTGTGGGGGGCAACAACGGTTTCCTTGATTCGCGATCGCGACAATGTGCCGAAGTATTTTGTGGGTGTGATTGAAGATATCAGTACGCAAAAGGCGGCATTACAAGAACGAGAGGCGGCGGAAGAGTTCCTACGGGCGTTGTTAAATGCAATCCAAGAAAGTGCGTTTTTACGAATGTAA
- a CDS encoding ArsR/SmtB family transcription factor, with translation MNQIAKISPTVLNRIAEYFKVLSEVSRLQILCCLKSGSKNVTEIIDATGLGQANVSKHLKLLTQLGMVNRQPKGVSVYYEIADPSIFKICDIVCDRIATALESQNQEIEAFSLFRSFSD, from the coding sequence ATGAATCAGATCGCGAAGATTTCACCCACAGTGCTCAATCGGATTGCCGAGTATTTCAAGGTGTTATCCGAGGTGAGCCGGCTGCAAATTTTGTGTTGTTTGAAGTCTGGTTCTAAAAATGTGACGGAAATCATTGATGCCACTGGGTTAGGGCAAGCTAATGTGTCGAAACATTTAAAGCTCTTAACTCAATTGGGCATGGTGAATCGCCAGCCTAAGGGGGTGAGCGTTTATTACGAAATTGCTGATCCGAGCATTTTCAAAATTTGCGATATTGTCTGCGATCGCATTGCCACCGCCCTAGAGAGCCAAAACCAAGAAATCGAAGCCTTCAGCCTCTTTCGCAGCTTTAGCGATTAA